Proteins from a genomic interval of Zingiber officinale cultivar Zhangliang chromosome 2A, Zo_v1.1, whole genome shotgun sequence:
- the LOC122039585 gene encoding probable serine/threonine-protein kinase At1g01540, with translation MTDERSSIGSSQEAPQIYRFNLEEIECATQYFSEVNLLSKKSSFAATYKGILRDGTEVAVKRINKTSCKSEEAEFLMGLKALTLLRHENLVGLRGFCYSRARGECFLIYDFVANGSLSEYLDVKCDEIHKVLDWSVRVCIIKGIAKGMEYLHSDKPSKPSLLHQNMSSTKVLIDRHFNPLLSSSALHKLLADDAIFSSLKTSAAMGYLAPEYSTN, from the exons ATGACCGATGAGAGGAGCAGTATCGGGTCATCTCAAGAGGCTCCTCAGATCTATAGGTTTAACTTGGAGGAGATAGAATGTGCTACTCAGTACTTTTCGGAGGTGAATTTACTTAGCAAGAAAAGCAGCTTTGCGGCAACATACAAGGGGATACTACGCGATGGAACGGAGGTTGCAGTGAAGAGGATCAACAAGACTAGTTGCAAGTCAGAGGAAGCTGAGTTTCTCATGGGTTTGAAGGCATTGACATTGCTAAGGCATGAGAACCTAGTTGGATTAAGGGGCTTCTGTTATTCAAGAGCAAGAGGAGAGTGTTTCCTCATTTATGATTTTGTTGCAAATGGGAGTTTGTCGGAATATCTAGATGTCAAATGCGATGAGATTCACAAGGTCCTTGATTGGTCTGTAAGAGTTTGTATCATCAAAGGCATTGCTAAAG GTATGGAATATCTCCACAGCGACAAACCTAGCAAGCCCTCCTTGCTCCATCAAAACATGTCATCGACAAAAGTCCTCATTGACCGCCATTTCAACCCCCTACTCTCCAGTTCTGCCCTGCACAAACTATTAGCAGACGATGCCATTTTCTCCTCTCTCAAAACAAGTGCTGCCATGGGCTACTTAGCCCCCGAGTACTCtaccaattaa